A window of Exiguobacterium sp. FSL W8-0210 contains these coding sequences:
- a CDS encoding ABC transporter ATP-binding protein: MEGTFQCKQMGKSFSGDGVETQALQDIDVTLEAGDFISIIGPSGSGKSTLLSLIGTLDRPTSGELHYDGKPINKLNSKELSDFRFENIGFIFQQFHLIPTLTALENVMAPLFGRKVPYDKKERAEQLLAQVGLADKAGSLPSQLSGGQQQRVAVARALVHEPKWLLADEPTGNLDTDTGEIIFNLLRSLNEEKGCGVLFVTHDPALAERANRTIEMRDGVIIEDRLVRV; the protein is encoded by the coding sequence ATGGAAGGAACATTTCAATGCAAACAGATGGGAAAATCATTTTCAGGAGACGGTGTCGAGACACAAGCGTTACAAGACATCGACGTGACACTTGAGGCGGGCGACTTCATTTCGATCATCGGACCTTCGGGATCTGGAAAATCAACGTTACTCAGTCTAATCGGCACGCTCGATCGACCGACGAGCGGGGAGTTGCATTATGACGGGAAACCAATCAACAAATTGAACAGTAAAGAATTATCCGACTTTCGCTTCGAAAACATCGGCTTCATCTTCCAGCAGTTTCATTTGATTCCGACGCTGACGGCGCTTGAAAATGTCATGGCGCCACTGTTCGGTCGGAAAGTACCGTATGATAAAAAAGAACGCGCCGAGCAGTTACTCGCGCAAGTCGGTCTCGCCGATAAAGCAGGCAGTTTGCCGTCGCAACTTTCCGGTGGACAACAACAACGGGTCGCCGTTGCCCGAGCACTCGTTCATGAACCGAAATGGTTGCTTGCCGATGAGCCAACAGGGAACCTCGATACGGATACGGGAGAAATCATCTTCAATCTTTTACGGTCATTAAACGAAGAGAAAGGCTGCGGCGTCTTATTTGTCACCCACGACCCGGCACTTGCGGAACGAGCGAATCGAACGATCGAGATGCGAGACGGCGTTATTATCGAAGATCGTCTCGTCCGTGTCTGA